From one Lotus japonicus ecotype B-129 chromosome 3, LjGifu_v1.2 genomic stretch:
- the LOC130743298 gene encoding retrovirus-related Pol polyprotein from transposon TNT 1-94 isoform X2, translating into MARAKGIPALELYRLAQKKKRKLVLCGHSLGGAVAALATLAILRVIAASSSSKENENVSIKCITFSQPPVGNAALRDYVNRKGWQHYFKSYCIPEDLVPRILSPAYFHHYNAQLQSIPSENETNSLLLRKQEQGVGKPKENDGEQLVLGVGPVQRSFWRLSRLVPLEGLRRQFSKHQERRINSVETNSLPDSLANTLIEEDVVEPQSLEIQEGSDGISLKPFRETDKHSLEIPANGKTYTMRNSMTEDEGNWRKVPYLPSYVPFGQLYLLGNTSVESLSGAEYSKLTSVRSVIAELREKFQSHKMKSYRSRFRRIYDLYMSDDSSPFLGAEQFPYLQQLLGVAAASTVEVGHIVESPVIRTATSIVPLGWNGGSGAKSGEPLKVDITGHGLHLCSLVHAQVNGNWFSTTVESFPSAPNYSLNQGVQSELQKMRISVGAPLRSPPKHQTVLDSSMLAFTSEDPKTASSAAAIDKDKFVRPESLNNFLIFCTSDFKTVSKEVHMRTRRVRLVGLEGAGKTTLLKAILTKCKQNTTTNDDEVSEVDVKDYIADGLCYCDSAGINMQDRISGKMIGSAKMKDGLYYFEDTFRNKAAQGLCGMSCTSVRDQIMLWHNRLGHPNFQYLRHLFPDLFKNVNCSSLECESCVLAKNQRAPYYSQPYHASRPFYLIHSDVWGPSKITTQFGKRWFVTFIDDHTRLCWVYLMHEKSEVPNIFKSFSQMVETQFDTKISILRSDNGTEYFNQNLNEFLKNKGIQHQSTCPNTPQQNGTAERKNKHLLEVACAIMFESNVPKYLWGDAVLTAAYLINRMPTRVLNYRTPLENFKTIFPACRLHTDMPLKVFGCTVFMHKPSTSRSKLDPRAEKCIFVGYSPNQKGYRVFNPITKKLCVSMDVTFLEHQPFFQKNSLQGENNNVSEDNFLHEPLPIPIVDTENTNFIDECNKEEHVETSSEISKENLMPDLGGAQTEKEIPQSKKEFHVYTRKYPKRTKDQSIISAPSQPEIPEEGQVRIPQEIRGNTDIFTSTIELPIAIRKGTRTCTQKSEKSSTNHPISQYVSYQNLSPNHKAFTSKITDLFVPRNIEEALDDPNWNLAVLEELSALKKNETWEITDLPRDKKQVGCKWVFTIKCKADGSVERYKARLVAKGFTQTYGVDYQETFAPVAKLNSVRILISLAASYNWPLHQLDVKNAFLNGELEEEVFMSLPPGFEEELGRNKVCRLKKSLYGLKQSPRAWFERFGTVVKGLGYIQSQADHTLFYKHSADNKVAILIVYVDDIILTGDDSLELKNLREKLAKVFEIKELGPLKYFLGIEFARSKEGIFMNQRKYILDLLKETGLLGCKAVETPMEPNLKLQPAETENMVDKGRYQRLVGRLIYLSHTRPDIAFAVSMVSQFMHAPGHEHLEAVFRILRYLKGSPGKGLLYKNRGHLQVEAYTDADWAGSVTDRRSTSGYCTFVGGNLVSWRSKKQTVVARSSAEAEFRAVAHGICEALWVEKLLQELKVFNSPPIKLYCDNKSAISIAHNPVLHDRTKHVEVDKHFIREKIESGQICITYVPTAEQSADILTKGLPKKSFDNITSKLSMEDIFRPA; encoded by the exons CTATGTTAACAGAAAAGGTTGGCAGCATTATTTCAAGAGTTACTGCATCCCTGAAGATTTAGTTCCCCGTATTTTATCTCCAGCTTATTTTCACCATTATAATGCGCAGCTTCAGTCAATTCCTTCTGAAAATGAAACTAACAGCTTATTATTGAGAAAACAGGAGCAAGGGGTAGGGAAGCCAAAAGAGAATGATGGAGAGCAGTTGGTTTTGGGGGTAGGTCCTGTGCAGAGATCCTTTTGGAGACTCTCAAGATTAGTTCCTTTGGAAGGATTACGAAGACAATTCAGTAAACACCAAGAAAGACGGATAAATTCTGTTGAAACAAATTCACTGCCTGATTCTCTTGCTAATACTTTGATTGAGGAGGACGTTGTTGAACCACAGTCGCTTGAAATACAAGAGGGTTCTGATGGCATATCACTCAAGCCTTTTCGTGAAACTGATAAACATTCACTGGAGATCCCAGCAAATGGGAAAACATATACGATGAGAAATTCCATGACTGAAGATGAAGGAAACTGGCGTAAGGTGCCTTATTTACCTTCATATGTCCCATTCGGACAG CTTTATTTATTGGGAAATACCTCCGTAGAGTCACTATCAGGTGCTGAATACTCAAAGTTAACATCG GTCAGATCAGTGATTGCTGAATTGAGGGAAAAATTTCAATCACATAAAATGAAATCATATCGATCTCGGTTTCGGAG AATCTATGACTTGTATATGAGTGATGATTCATCACCTTTCTTAGGGGCCGAACAGTTTCCTTATCTACAGCAATTGCTTGGCGTTGCAGCTGCAAGCACTGTGGAGGTTGGACATATAGTAGAGTCTCCCGTTATTCGTACCGCAACTTCCATTGTTCCTCTGGGATGGAATGGGGGGTCTGGAGCTAAAAGTGGAGAACCTCTTAAAGTTGATATTACTGGTCATGGGTTGCATCTCTGCTCACTTGTCCATGCTCAAGTGAATGGTAACTG GTTTTCAACTACAGTTGAATCCTTTCCTTCTGCACCAAATTACTCTTTGAATCAAGGAGTCCAGTCTGAGTTACAGAAGATGAGAATATCAGTTGGTGCTCCACTAAGAAGTCCTCCAAAGCATCAAACTGTGTTAGATTCATCGATGCTTGCTTTTACTTCTGAGGATCCAAAGACAGCTAGTAGTGCTGCAGCTATTGACAAGGATAAGTTCGTCCGTCCAGAAAGTTTAAATAATTTCTTAATATTCTGCACCAGTGATTTTAAAACTGTTTCCAAAGAGGTTCATATGAGAACTCGTAGAGTACGATTAGTTGGGCTGGAG GGAGCTGGTAAAACTACTCTTCTAAAGGCAATCTTGACTAAATGTAAGCAAAATACTACTACCAATGACGATGAAGTTTCAGAGGTTGATGTGAAAGACTATATTGCTGATGGTTTGTGCTACTGTGACTCTGCCGGAATAAATATGCAG GACCGGATTTCGGGGAAGATGATTGGCAGTGCTAAGATGAAGGATGGACTTTACTACTTTGAGGATACTTTCAGAAATAAAGCAGCTCAGGGTCTTTGTGGTATGAGTTGCACCTCTGTTAGGGACCAAATAATGCTCTGGCATAACAGACTAGGGCACCCGAATTTTCAATATCTTAGGCATTTGTTTCCAGATTTATTCAAAAATGTTAATTGTTCTTCTCTTGAATGTGAAAGTTGTGTTCTTGCAAAAAATCAAAGAGCTCCTTATTATTCTCAACCTTATCATGCATCTAGACCTTTTTACTTAATCCATAGTGATGTTTGGGGGCCTTCAAAAATTACAACTCAATTTGGAAAAAGGTGGTTTGTAACCTTCATAGATGATCACACCCGGTTGTGTTGGGTCTACCTTATGCATGAAAAATCTGAAGTTCCTAATATATTTAAAAGTTTTTCACAAATGGTAGAAACTCAATTTGATACAAAGATCTCCATTTTGAGGAGTGATAATGGAACTGAGTACTTCAATCAAAATCTCAATGAGTTTCTGAAAAATAAAGGCATTCAGCATCAATCGACATGTCCaaatactcctcaacaaaatggcaccgctgaaagaaaaaataaacatcTCCTTGAAGTAGCTTGTGCCATTATGTTTGAGAGTAATGTTCCAAAGTATTTGTGGGGAGATGCTGTCCTAACAGCAGCCTATCTTATAAATAGAATGCCCACTCGTGTGTTGAATTATCGCACACCTTTGGAAAATTTCAAAACCATTTTTCCAGCATGTCGATTACATACTGATATGCCTTTAAAGGTGTTTGGTTGTACAGTTTTTATGCATAAACCTTCCACATCTCGGTCCAAACTAGACCCAAGGGCAgaaaaatgcatttttgttgGTTATTCTCCAAACCAAAAAGGATATAGAGTCTTTAATCCTATCACAAAGAAGCTTTGTGTTAGCATGGATGTTACCTTTCTTGAACATCaacctttttttcaaaaaaattcccttCAGGGGGAGAATAATAATGTGAGTGAAGACAATTTTTTGCATGAACCGCTGCCCATTCCTATTGTAGACACAGAGAATACAAATTTTATTGATGAATGCAACAAGGAAGAACATGTGgaaacaagttctgaaatttctaaAGAAAATCTTATGCCAGACTTAGGTGGAGCCCAAACAGAGAAAGAAATACCACAGTCAAAAAAGGAGTTCCATGTTTATACTCGGAAGTATCCTAAAAGGACCAAAGACCAATCCATCATCTCTGCACCAAGCCAACCAGAAATCCCGGAAGAAGGCCAAGTAAGAATACCACAAGAAATTCGAGGTAACACTGACATTTTCACTTCTACTATTGAATTACCCATAGCTATTAGAAAAGGAACCAGAACCTGCAcccaaaaatcagaaaaatctaGCACAAACCATCCCATTTCCCAATATGTTTCCTACCAAAATCTTTCACCGAATCACAAAGCTTTTACCTCTAAAATAACAGATCTGTTTGTGCCTAGAAACATTGAGGAAGCACTAGATGATCCCAATTGGAATTTAGCAGTCTTAGAAGAGTTGAGTGCACTGAAAAAGAATGAAACTTGGGAAATAACAGACCTGCCACGTGACAAAAAACAGGTGGGTTGTAAGTGGGTATTTACCATTAAGTGCAAGGCCGATGGAAGTGTAGAGAGGTACAAGGCGAGATTGGTGGCAAAAGGGTTCACTCAAACTTATGGAGTAGACTATCAAGAGACGTTTGCTCCAGTTGCTAAACTTAACTCTGTTCGGATTCTTATATCCCTTGCTGCAAGTTACAACTGGCCTTTACATCAATTGGATGTAAAGAATGCTTTCCTGAATGGGGAGTTAGAGGAAGAAGTGTTTATGAGTCTTCCCCCCGGATTTGAAGAAGAACTTGGAAGAAATAAGGTGTGTAGACTAAAGAAGTCATTATATGGGCTGAAGCAATCTCCAAGAGCATGGTTTGAGAGGTTTGGAACAGTGGTAAAAGGGCTTGGATATATCCAAAGCCAAGCTGATCACACATTGTTCTATAAACATTCAGCAGATAATAAGGTTGCTATCTTGAttgtatatgttgatgatattattctGACAGGTGATGATAGCTTGGAACTCAAAAATCTGAGGGAGAAACTTGCTAAAGTTTTTGAAATCAAGGAACTTGGCCCATTGAAATACTTCCTTGGAATTGAGTTTGCAAGATCAAAGGAAGGTATCTTTATGAACCAGCGAAAGTATATTCTGGATCTTTTAAAAGAAACAGGATTACTTGGATGCAAAGCTGTAGAAACACCCATGGAGCCCAACTTAAAGCTGCAACCAGCTGAAACAGAAAATATGGTGGACAAAGGAAGGTATCAGCGACTAGTGGGAAGGCTAATATACTTATCTCACACCCGTCCAGACATTGCCTTTGCTGTAAGCATGGTAAGCCAGTTTATGCATGCACCAGGTCATGAACACTTGGAGGCAGTTTTTAGAATCTTAAGATACTTGAAGGGATCACCTGGGAAGGGGCTTCTTTATAAAAACCGTGGGCACCTTCAGGTAGAAGCCTACACTGATGCAGACTGGGCAGGGAGTGTGACAGACCGAAGATCAACATCAGGCTATTGCACCTTTGTTGGAGGAAACTTGGTTAGTTGGAGAAGTAAAAAACAAACCGTTGTAGCAAGGAGTAGTGCAGAAGCTGAATTTAGAGCAGTTGCTCATGGAATTTGTGAGGCATTATGGGTGGAAAAGCTTCTACAGGAATTAAAGGTTTTCAATTCTCCTCCAATAAAGCTTTATTGTGACAACAAGTCTGCAATATCTATTGCACACAACCCGGTCCTACATGATAGGACCAAGCATGTCGAAGTTGATAAACACTTCATCAGAGAGAAGATAGAAAGTGGGCAGATTTGTATTACATATGTTCCCACTGCAGAGCAATCGGCAGACATCCTAACCAAAGGATTACCCAAGAAATCCTTTGACAACATAACTAGCAAGCTGTCTATGGAGGATATCTTTAGgccagcttga
- the LOC130743298 gene encoding retrovirus-related Pol polyprotein from transposon RE1 isoform X4 yields MKSYRSRFRRIYDLYMSDDSSPFLGAEQFPYLQQLLGVAAASTVEVGHIVESPVIRTATSIVPLGWNGGSGAKSGEPLKVDITGHGLHLCSLVHAQVNGNWFSTTVESFPSAPNYSLNQGVQSELQKMRISVGAPLRSPPKHQTVLDSSMLAFTSEDPKTASSAAAIDKDKFVRPESLNNFLIFCTSDFKTVSKEVHMRTRRVRLVGLEGAGKTTLLKAILTKCKQNTTTNDDEVSEVDVKDYIADGLCYCDSAGINMQDRISGKMIGSAKMKDGLYYFEDTFRNKAAQGLCGMSCTSVRDQIMLWHNRLGHPNFQYLRHLFPDLFKNVNCSSLECESCVLAKNQRAPYYSQPYHASRPFYLIHSDVWGPSKITTQFGKRWFVTFIDDHTRLCWVYLMHEKSEVPNIFKSFSQMVETQFDTKISILRSDNGTEYFNQNLNEFLKNKGIQHQSTCPNTPQQNGTAERKNKHLLEVACAIMFESNVPKYLWGDAVLTAAYLINRMPTRVLNYRTPLENFKTIFPACRLHTDMPLKVFGCTVFMHKPSTSRSKLDPRAEKCIFVGYSPNQKGYRVFNPITKKLCVSMDVTFLEHQPFFQKNSLQGENNNVSEDNFLHEPLPIPIVDTENTNFIDECNKEEHVETSSEISKENLMPDLGGAQTEKEIPQSKKEFHVYTRKYPKRTKDQSIISAPSQPEIPEEGQVRIPQEIRGNTDIFTSTIELPIAIRKGTRTCTQKSEKSSTNHPISQYVSYQNLSPNHKAFTSKITDLFVPRNIEEALDDPNWNLAVLEELSALKKNETWEITDLPRDKKQVGCKWVFTIKCKADGSVERYKARLVAKGFTQTYGVDYQETFAPVAKLNSVRILISLAASYNWPLHQLDVKNAFLNGELEEEVFMSLPPGFEEELGRNKVCRLKKSLYGLKQSPRAWFERFGTVVKGLGYIQSQADHTLFYKHSADNKVAILIVYVDDIILTGDDSLELKNLREKLAKVFEIKELGPLKYFLGIEFARSKEGIFMNQRKYILDLLKETGLLGCKAVETPMEPNLKLQPAETENMVDKGRYQRLVGRLIYLSHTRPDIAFAVSMVSQFMHAPGHEHLEAVFRILRYLKGSPGKGLLYKNRGHLQVEAYTDADWAGSVTDRRSTSGYCTFVGGNLVSWRSKKQTVVARSSAEAEFRAVAHGICEALWVEKLLQELKVFNSPPIKLYCDNKSAISIAHNPVLHDRTKHVEVDKHFIREKIESGQICITYVPTAEQSADILTKGLPKKSFDNITSKLSMEDIFRPA; encoded by the exons ATGAAATCATATCGATCTCGGTTTCGGAG AATCTATGACTTGTATATGAGTGATGATTCATCACCTTTCTTAGGGGCCGAACAGTTTCCTTATCTACAGCAATTGCTTGGCGTTGCAGCTGCAAGCACTGTGGAGGTTGGACATATAGTAGAGTCTCCCGTTATTCGTACCGCAACTTCCATTGTTCCTCTGGGATGGAATGGGGGGTCTGGAGCTAAAAGTGGAGAACCTCTTAAAGTTGATATTACTGGTCATGGGTTGCATCTCTGCTCACTTGTCCATGCTCAAGTGAATGGTAACTG GTTTTCAACTACAGTTGAATCCTTTCCTTCTGCACCAAATTACTCTTTGAATCAAGGAGTCCAGTCTGAGTTACAGAAGATGAGAATATCAGTTGGTGCTCCACTAAGAAGTCCTCCAAAGCATCAAACTGTGTTAGATTCATCGATGCTTGCTTTTACTTCTGAGGATCCAAAGACAGCTAGTAGTGCTGCAGCTATTGACAAGGATAAGTTCGTCCGTCCAGAAAGTTTAAATAATTTCTTAATATTCTGCACCAGTGATTTTAAAACTGTTTCCAAAGAGGTTCATATGAGAACTCGTAGAGTACGATTAGTTGGGCTGGAG GGAGCTGGTAAAACTACTCTTCTAAAGGCAATCTTGACTAAATGTAAGCAAAATACTACTACCAATGACGATGAAGTTTCAGAGGTTGATGTGAAAGACTATATTGCTGATGGTTTGTGCTACTGTGACTCTGCCGGAATAAATATGCAG GACCGGATTTCGGGGAAGATGATTGGCAGTGCTAAGATGAAGGATGGACTTTACTACTTTGAGGATACTTTCAGAAATAAAGCAGCTCAGGGTCTTTGTGGTATGAGTTGCACCTCTGTTAGGGACCAAATAATGCTCTGGCATAACAGACTAGGGCACCCGAATTTTCAATATCTTAGGCATTTGTTTCCAGATTTATTCAAAAATGTTAATTGTTCTTCTCTTGAATGTGAAAGTTGTGTTCTTGCAAAAAATCAAAGAGCTCCTTATTATTCTCAACCTTATCATGCATCTAGACCTTTTTACTTAATCCATAGTGATGTTTGGGGGCCTTCAAAAATTACAACTCAATTTGGAAAAAGGTGGTTTGTAACCTTCATAGATGATCACACCCGGTTGTGTTGGGTCTACCTTATGCATGAAAAATCTGAAGTTCCTAATATATTTAAAAGTTTTTCACAAATGGTAGAAACTCAATTTGATACAAAGATCTCCATTTTGAGGAGTGATAATGGAACTGAGTACTTCAATCAAAATCTCAATGAGTTTCTGAAAAATAAAGGCATTCAGCATCAATCGACATGTCCaaatactcctcaacaaaatggcaccgctgaaagaaaaaataaacatcTCCTTGAAGTAGCTTGTGCCATTATGTTTGAGAGTAATGTTCCAAAGTATTTGTGGGGAGATGCTGTCCTAACAGCAGCCTATCTTATAAATAGAATGCCCACTCGTGTGTTGAATTATCGCACACCTTTGGAAAATTTCAAAACCATTTTTCCAGCATGTCGATTACATACTGATATGCCTTTAAAGGTGTTTGGTTGTACAGTTTTTATGCATAAACCTTCCACATCTCGGTCCAAACTAGACCCAAGGGCAgaaaaatgcatttttgttgGTTATTCTCCAAACCAAAAAGGATATAGAGTCTTTAATCCTATCACAAAGAAGCTTTGTGTTAGCATGGATGTTACCTTTCTTGAACATCaacctttttttcaaaaaaattcccttCAGGGGGAGAATAATAATGTGAGTGAAGACAATTTTTTGCATGAACCGCTGCCCATTCCTATTGTAGACACAGAGAATACAAATTTTATTGATGAATGCAACAAGGAAGAACATGTGgaaacaagttctgaaatttctaaAGAAAATCTTATGCCAGACTTAGGTGGAGCCCAAACAGAGAAAGAAATACCACAGTCAAAAAAGGAGTTCCATGTTTATACTCGGAAGTATCCTAAAAGGACCAAAGACCAATCCATCATCTCTGCACCAAGCCAACCAGAAATCCCGGAAGAAGGCCAAGTAAGAATACCACAAGAAATTCGAGGTAACACTGACATTTTCACTTCTACTATTGAATTACCCATAGCTATTAGAAAAGGAACCAGAACCTGCAcccaaaaatcagaaaaatctaGCACAAACCATCCCATTTCCCAATATGTTTCCTACCAAAATCTTTCACCGAATCACAAAGCTTTTACCTCTAAAATAACAGATCTGTTTGTGCCTAGAAACATTGAGGAAGCACTAGATGATCCCAATTGGAATTTAGCAGTCTTAGAAGAGTTGAGTGCACTGAAAAAGAATGAAACTTGGGAAATAACAGACCTGCCACGTGACAAAAAACAGGTGGGTTGTAAGTGGGTATTTACCATTAAGTGCAAGGCCGATGGAAGTGTAGAGAGGTACAAGGCGAGATTGGTGGCAAAAGGGTTCACTCAAACTTATGGAGTAGACTATCAAGAGACGTTTGCTCCAGTTGCTAAACTTAACTCTGTTCGGATTCTTATATCCCTTGCTGCAAGTTACAACTGGCCTTTACATCAATTGGATGTAAAGAATGCTTTCCTGAATGGGGAGTTAGAGGAAGAAGTGTTTATGAGTCTTCCCCCCGGATTTGAAGAAGAACTTGGAAGAAATAAGGTGTGTAGACTAAAGAAGTCATTATATGGGCTGAAGCAATCTCCAAGAGCATGGTTTGAGAGGTTTGGAACAGTGGTAAAAGGGCTTGGATATATCCAAAGCCAAGCTGATCACACATTGTTCTATAAACATTCAGCAGATAATAAGGTTGCTATCTTGAttgtatatgttgatgatattattctGACAGGTGATGATAGCTTGGAACTCAAAAATCTGAGGGAGAAACTTGCTAAAGTTTTTGAAATCAAGGAACTTGGCCCATTGAAATACTTCCTTGGAATTGAGTTTGCAAGATCAAAGGAAGGTATCTTTATGAACCAGCGAAAGTATATTCTGGATCTTTTAAAAGAAACAGGATTACTTGGATGCAAAGCTGTAGAAACACCCATGGAGCCCAACTTAAAGCTGCAACCAGCTGAAACAGAAAATATGGTGGACAAAGGAAGGTATCAGCGACTAGTGGGAAGGCTAATATACTTATCTCACACCCGTCCAGACATTGCCTTTGCTGTAAGCATGGTAAGCCAGTTTATGCATGCACCAGGTCATGAACACTTGGAGGCAGTTTTTAGAATCTTAAGATACTTGAAGGGATCACCTGGGAAGGGGCTTCTTTATAAAAACCGTGGGCACCTTCAGGTAGAAGCCTACACTGATGCAGACTGGGCAGGGAGTGTGACAGACCGAAGATCAACATCAGGCTATTGCACCTTTGTTGGAGGAAACTTGGTTAGTTGGAGAAGTAAAAAACAAACCGTTGTAGCAAGGAGTAGTGCAGAAGCTGAATTTAGAGCAGTTGCTCATGGAATTTGTGAGGCATTATGGGTGGAAAAGCTTCTACAGGAATTAAAGGTTTTCAATTCTCCTCCAATAAAGCTTTATTGTGACAACAAGTCTGCAATATCTATTGCACACAACCCGGTCCTACATGATAGGACCAAGCATGTCGAAGTTGATAAACACTTCATCAGAGAGAAGATAGAAAGTGGGCAGATTTGTATTACATATGTTCCCACTGCAGAGCAATCGGCAGACATCCTAACCAAAGGATTACCCAAGAAATCCTTTGACAACATAACTAGCAAGCTGTCTATGGAGGATATCTTTAGgccagcttga